The Lepisosteus oculatus isolate fLepOcu1 chromosome 4, fLepOcu1.hap2, whole genome shotgun sequence genome window below encodes:
- the asb14a gene encoding ankyrin repeat and SOCS box protein 14 isoform X2: MDVSPAQNDFDEEVATQYMIEQSLQDFPKAGGCVGSITEDSYRYPANSTESEKIFEAIKAGNEKALRQLSTHQQAFKEVDNRGWIPLHEAAVQNNKTILEITFAASGSCAVDCRTLRGETPLLLAVVQGLRDNATFLLLNGSNPDCKNEEEDSPLVAAIKNDQYDMATLLIHFNASVNQQGANQRTALHEAARLGKGNFVQLLLNSGADPDPCSAYRLTPLALAAQFGHTDIVQVLLQKGANVKSQAMDSASILFEAAASGNPDTISLLLEYGADANVPKHTGHLPIHRVAHRGHLLALEQLIPVTDQEAVWDSGMSPLHSAAAGGHLQCLELLLNAGYDVNFMLHPRVRRGYDDQRKSALYFAVSNNDVRSARLLLEAGALPNQDPVKCLQVALRLGNYELINTLLRYGSNVNYYCRVNTTHFPSSLQYALKDEVILRMLLNYGYDVHRCFDCPYGEGSHMPLDYEGWSPSVIKDNMFCEVITVYWLRYISGQVVRIMLDYVDHVKFCSKLKSALMEQKQWQEICQIQDQFRCQALEVL; this comes from the exons ATGGATGTCAGTCCGGCACAAAATGACTTTGATGAGGAAGTGGCCACCCAGTACATGATTGAACAGAGCCTGCAGGACTTCCCAAAGGCAGGAGGCTGTGTCGGctccatcacagaggacagctACAG GTACCCTGCTAACAGTACAGAAAGTGAAAAGATTTTTGAAGCTATAAAGGCAG GCAATGAGAAAGCCCTGCGCCAGCTGTCCACTCACCAGCAAGCTTTCAAAGAGGTTGACAACAGAGGCTGGATCCCTCTGCACGAGGCTGCTGTCcagaacaataaaacaattctaGAGATCACTTTTGCAG CCTCTGGCTCATGCGCTGTGGATTGCCGGACCCTACGTGGAGAGACCCCACTGTTACTGGCTGTAGTGCAAGGCCTAAGGGACAATGCCACCTTCCTGCTGCTCAACGGCTCCAACCCGGATTGCAAAAACGAAGAAGAGGATTCTCCTTTAGTAGCCG CTATCAAGAATGACCAGTACGACATGGCAACGTTGCTGATCCACTTCAATGCCAGTGTCAACCAACAGGGGGCAAACCAGCGAACGGCCCTGCACGAGGCAGCCCGTCTGGGCAAGGGGAACTTCGTGCAGCTCCTCCTGAACTCAGGGGCAGATCCCGACCCTTGCAGTGCCTACAGGCTCACCCCGCTGGCGCTGGCGGCCCAGTTTGGGCACACAGACATTGTTCAGGTCCTGCTGCAGAAAG GTGCCAATGTGAAGTCCCAGGCCATGGACTCTGCTTCTATCCTCTTTGAGGCAGCAGCATCAGGAAACCCTGACACCATTTCCCTGCTGCTGGAGTATGGAGCCGATGCCAACGTGCCCAAACATACGGGGCACCTGCCCATCCACCGAGTTGCGCATCGCGGGCACCTACT GGCTCTGGAGCAGCTGATCCCCGTGACGGACCAGGAGGCCGTGTGGGACAGTGGCATGAGCCCCCTGCACTCGGCCGCGGCCGGGGGACACCTGCAGTGCCTGGAGCTGCTGCTGAACGCCGGCTACGACGTCAACTTCATGCTGCACCCCCGGGTGCGCCGGGGCTACGACGACCAGCGCAAGTCCGCCCTGTACTTCGCCGTCTCCAACAACGACGTGCGGTCGGCCCGCCTGCTCCTGGAGGCCGGGGCCCTGCCCAACCAGGACCCCGTCAAGTGCCTGCAGGTGGCGCTGCGGCTCGGCAACTACGAGCTTATCAACACGCTGCTGCGCTACGGCTCCAACGTCAACTACTACTGCCGGGTCAACACCACCCACTTCCCCTCCTCCCTGCAGTACGCCCTCAAGGACGAGGTCATTCTGAGGATGCTGCTCAATTACGGCTACGACGTGCACCGCTGCTTCGACTGCCCGTACGGTGAGGGCTCCCACATGCCTCTCGACTACGAGGGCTGGTCCCCTTCTGTCATCAAGGACAACATG ttCTGTGAGGTGATCACAGTGTACTGGCTGAGGTATATCTCTGGACAAGTGGTGAGGATCATGCTAGATTATGTTGATCATGTGAAATTTTGTTCCAAGCTTAAATCTGCTCTCATGGAACAGAAACAGTGGCAAGAGATATGTCAGATTCAAG ACCAATTTAGATGTCAAGCTCTTGAGGTATTATGA
- the asb14a gene encoding dynein axonemal heavy chain 12 isoform X1 — MDVSPAQNDFDEEVATQYMIEQSLQDFPKAGGCVGSITEDSYRYPANSTESEKIFEAIKAGNEKALRQLSTHQQAFKEVDNRGWIPLHEAAVQNNKTILEITFAASGSCAVDCRTLRGETPLLLAVVQGLRDNATFLLLNGSNPDCKNEEEDSPLVAAIKNDQYDMATLLIHFNASVNQQGANQRTALHEAARLGKGNFVQLLLNSGADPDPCSAYRLTPLALAAQFGHTDIVQVLLQKGANVKSQAMDSASILFEAAASGNPDTISLLLEYGADANVPKHTGHLPIHRVAHRGHLLALEQLIPVTDQEAVWDSGMSPLHSAAAGGHLQCLELLLNAGYDVNFMLHPRVRRGYDDQRKSALYFAVSNNDVRSARLLLEAGALPNQDPVKCLQVALRLGNYELINTLLRYGSNVNYYCRVNTTHFPSSLQYALKDEVILRMLLNYGYDVHRCFDCPYGEGSHMPLDYEGWSPSVIKDNMFCEVITVYWLRYISGQVVRIMLDYVDHVKFCSKLKSALMEQKQWQEICQIQENPRCLKHLCRLQIRQCLGRLRLRAPVFMSFLPLPSRLKDYVLYREYDLYGQGTLLGSR, encoded by the exons ATGGATGTCAGTCCGGCACAAAATGACTTTGATGAGGAAGTGGCCACCCAGTACATGATTGAACAGAGCCTGCAGGACTTCCCAAAGGCAGGAGGCTGTGTCGGctccatcacagaggacagctACAG GTACCCTGCTAACAGTACAGAAAGTGAAAAGATTTTTGAAGCTATAAAGGCAG GCAATGAGAAAGCCCTGCGCCAGCTGTCCACTCACCAGCAAGCTTTCAAAGAGGTTGACAACAGAGGCTGGATCCCTCTGCACGAGGCTGCTGTCcagaacaataaaacaattctaGAGATCACTTTTGCAG CCTCTGGCTCATGCGCTGTGGATTGCCGGACCCTACGTGGAGAGACCCCACTGTTACTGGCTGTAGTGCAAGGCCTAAGGGACAATGCCACCTTCCTGCTGCTCAACGGCTCCAACCCGGATTGCAAAAACGAAGAAGAGGATTCTCCTTTAGTAGCCG CTATCAAGAATGACCAGTACGACATGGCAACGTTGCTGATCCACTTCAATGCCAGTGTCAACCAACAGGGGGCAAACCAGCGAACGGCCCTGCACGAGGCAGCCCGTCTGGGCAAGGGGAACTTCGTGCAGCTCCTCCTGAACTCAGGGGCAGATCCCGACCCTTGCAGTGCCTACAGGCTCACCCCGCTGGCGCTGGCGGCCCAGTTTGGGCACACAGACATTGTTCAGGTCCTGCTGCAGAAAG GTGCCAATGTGAAGTCCCAGGCCATGGACTCTGCTTCTATCCTCTTTGAGGCAGCAGCATCAGGAAACCCTGACACCATTTCCCTGCTGCTGGAGTATGGAGCCGATGCCAACGTGCCCAAACATACGGGGCACCTGCCCATCCACCGAGTTGCGCATCGCGGGCACCTACT GGCTCTGGAGCAGCTGATCCCCGTGACGGACCAGGAGGCCGTGTGGGACAGTGGCATGAGCCCCCTGCACTCGGCCGCGGCCGGGGGACACCTGCAGTGCCTGGAGCTGCTGCTGAACGCCGGCTACGACGTCAACTTCATGCTGCACCCCCGGGTGCGCCGGGGCTACGACGACCAGCGCAAGTCCGCCCTGTACTTCGCCGTCTCCAACAACGACGTGCGGTCGGCCCGCCTGCTCCTGGAGGCCGGGGCCCTGCCCAACCAGGACCCCGTCAAGTGCCTGCAGGTGGCGCTGCGGCTCGGCAACTACGAGCTTATCAACACGCTGCTGCGCTACGGCTCCAACGTCAACTACTACTGCCGGGTCAACACCACCCACTTCCCCTCCTCCCTGCAGTACGCCCTCAAGGACGAGGTCATTCTGAGGATGCTGCTCAATTACGGCTACGACGTGCACCGCTGCTTCGACTGCCCGTACGGTGAGGGCTCCCACATGCCTCTCGACTACGAGGGCTGGTCCCCTTCTGTCATCAAGGACAACATG ttCTGTGAGGTGATCACAGTGTACTGGCTGAGGTATATCTCTGGACAAGTGGTGAGGATCATGCTAGATTATGTTGATCATGTGAAATTTTGTTCCAAGCTTAAATCTGCTCTCATGGAACAGAAACAGTGGCAAGAGATATGTCAGATTCAAG AAAACCCCCGCTGCCTGAAGCACCTGTGCCGCCTGCAGATCCGCCAATGCCTGGGTCGCCTGCGGCTCCGAGCTCCCGTCTTCATGAGCTTCCTGCCCCTGCCCAGCCGCCTCAAGGACTACGTCCTCTACCGAGAGTACGACCTCTACGGCCAGGGCACCCTCCTGGGCTCGCGGTGA